A segment of the Methanomassiliicoccaceae archaeon DOK genome:
AACTGCAGGTTCATCGCTGCCGTAGACGCAGTCATCAACGGGTGATGGTCCAATGGTTCCGTGGCTGGACGCGATACTGGTCGTCGTTCTGGCCCTGGCCATAGACAGGTACATCGGGGAGGTCCCGAACTCTGTCCACCCGCTCAGGTGGATGGGCAACATCCTCGCCGCGATCGACAGGCATGTCGGCTGCAGGGGGTCCAGGAAGGCCGTCCTGATTGGGTTCCTTTCCTACCTCCTCGTGTTCATACTGTTCGCCGGCATCGGCCTCCTGTTCACGTCCCTCGTGCGCTACGGGCTGTCCGAGACGGTGTCCCCGCTCGCGGGCGAGATAGCCTGGATCGTCCTGACGGCTGTCCTGTTCAAGGTGTCCTTCGCGATATTCTCGTTCAGGAAGCACTGCGATCCCATCTGCGCAGACTTGGACGCCGGCAGGACCGAGGACGCGGCCGCCAAGGTGCAGATGATCGTCAGCCGCAACACGAAGGGCATGGACGCCGAGCACATCGCGTCGTCATGCTGCGAGACGGTGACCGAGAACCTGGTCGACAGCGTCTATTCGCCCGTCCTGTACTTCGGGATCCTGGGCCTGCCCGGAGCGGTCATGTTCAGGTGCGCCAACCTCATGGATGCCATGTGGGGGTACCTCAACGACAAGTACGCCCTCCTGGGACGCTTCCCAGCGAGGTTCGACGACGTCCTTGGCTTCGTGACGTCGAGGGTGTCGCCCTACTTCATAGCGCTGGCCGGGATGATCCTCGGGATGGACTGGAGGGCCTCGGTGCCCGCCGCCAAGGCCGAGCACACCATGACCCCCAGCCCCAACAGCGGATGGTCGATGACCGCCGCTGCCGCGGTTCTGGGCATAAGCATGGAGAAGCGCGGGGTCTACGTCATGAACGGAGGGCATCCCATGCCGACGACCGACGATGTGAGGAGGTGCTGCCGTCTGATCGAGCTGTCGGCGATGATCTACCTCCTTCTCGTGGGCATCATCCTGTACGGGCTCATCGGCATCCAGGTGCAGCTGTTCGTCGAGGATGCCGTCTTCGGATTCTGGGGGTCGGTGTTCTGAGCGGAATCGCTTCGGTCGAGGTCCGCGAGGTCGACGGAACCGCGGTCGGCTTCGTCCGCTTCTCCGGACCAATGGAGGTCACGAGCAGCGCGGTCCTGAACGGCGGCAGCCGCATGGCCGAGGCGTTCTTCATCATGCAGGTCCCGAAGGACTACGACGGCGACCCGGTGCCCGACGCCGATCGTGTGAGGCGTTCCCTGGGCCTGCCGGAGGACACCGTCGGGATGATGACCGCTGCCGAGGTCCGTCATGTGTTCAACGTCACGGAGGCGGAGTACAACGGCATCCGCGTCTCCGCCGTCGCCACGGCCGGTCTGAGCAACCATGTCGTCGCAGGGGACGTCCTGGACAACTATCCCGAGCGCAGGGTGGTTTCGGACCGCAGGGCGAGCCGCCTGGCCGGCACGATCAACATCGCGATAGTGTCTCCCGTTCCCCTCACCGAGGAGGGGAAGGTCAACATGTTCATCCCTCTGGTCGAGGCGAAATCCGCCGCGATGGCGGACAGGGGGTACAGGGAGACCGGGACGACATCGGACTCGATGGCCGTGTTCTCCCCTGTAGGGGAGGACAGGGTGGCATACACCGGCACCGGGTCGGACATAGGCATCGCGGCTGCCAGGGCAGTCAGGTCCGCTGTGTCCGCCGCCATGGAGGCACGCGACGAGCACCCGGTGATGGAGGAGCCGTTAAGGGTCCTCCGCAACGCAGGATACGACCTGTCCCGCATATCGGGGCTCGTCGGGATCCCGGAGGGTGTCGTGGAGTCCAACCTCCGTGCAAACCTTTCAGTTCCAGAGGTCCGCGCTCTGCTGGACCTCGTCATGTTCGCCGCCGACCGCGCCGACTCGATGGCGGCCGACGGATCCCCATGGGAGAGGGACCTCCTCATGGGACTCATCGAGAGAATCACGGGCTCGAGGCCCGATGGCGCCGGAGGCGCCGTGGAGGCCGTCGTGACGGCCCTTTCGCAACACAGGTGTGAGCGATGGAATCAGAGGAAACGAGCAGGACCGCGGGGAAGGGCAGCGCTCTGAAGGCGCTGGTGTCATTCTTCACCCTGTGGCACATGGACATCGACCAGGACGACATGGACGACATGGAGCGCAAGTTCCATCTCGTCCCCTTCGTCGCCCTGTTCTTCTCCGTGTTCATCATAATAGAGATGGTGGTTATGCAGTGGCTGTCGAAGAACTACGGCTTCGGGTCGGACCTCTTCGCGGCGGTGGTCGTCCTTGCGACCGTCTTCATCGGTAGCAAGTTCATCCACTTTGACGGGCTCACCGACTTCGGCGACGGCATGATCGTGTCGGGCGCCCAGGAGGACCACGTCCGTGCCCTGAAGGACACGCTCGTGGGAGCAGGGGGGATAGGGGTCGCGCTGATCGTCATCCTGTTCTCCGTCTCCACGTACTCCATGGCCGGGATCGCGTTCCTGCTGGTCTTCGCTCCGATATGCGAGGTCATGGTCAAGAACGCCATGGTGTTCGCCGCGGCGTTCGGCACCCCCGGACACGGCATGGCCGGGAGGCAGGTCTCCATGACCACAACCAACTCCGCCGTCTACTCCGCGGTGATCTCCATCATCCTCGGTGCCGTCCTGGCTGTTATCACCTGCGCCATCTTCGACCAGATGTTCCCGACGAGGTCCGGGATCGACGTCGTGGCGGTGCTGTTCGGTGTGGTCATCGCGACCGCGGTCTCCGCCGTGGTGGGCTACCTCATGGCCAGGAACGCCAACAAGGTGTTCGGCATGGTCAACGGGGACATCCTGGGAGCGACGAACGAGGTGTCCAGGCCGGTGGTCATGGTGTCCATGGTCCTGCCCTTCATCTGCTGGTTGTGATCCCATGCAGGCATTGGTCAACGCAGGAGGCAAGGGGTCGCGCATGGGCAAGTGCGGGATAGAGAAGCCGATGCAGATGGTCGGCGACAAGCACACGGTCCAGAGGGTCGTGGAGGCCCTCTCGGCGTCGTCCCACATCGACCGTCTGCTGGTCTCCGTCAGCGACAACACGCCGGAGACGGAGAGGTTCCTTAGCAGCATCGGGGTCGAGACCATCCGCACCTCCGGGGAGAGCTTCATGGACGACCTCCACGACGCGTTCAAGGTCATGGAAGGGGACTACGTCCTGACATGCCCTTCGGACCTCCCCCTGCTGACGACCGAGGTCGTGGATACGTTCCTGGAGTACTTCGTGCCGGGGACGATGGACTCGGCCATCGCGGTCGTGGACGAGGAGACCGTCCTCAGGACGGGGATAACGCCCTCGTACACCAGGGAGGACGGGGGAAGGAACTGGGTCCTGTCGGGGCTGTGCATAATGAACCGCCCGATGACCCTCGCGGGCGAGTACCTGGAGGAGTACCTGTTCCAGACCGACTGGGTCGAGCTGTCCGTCAACGTGAACACGCCTCGGGAGCTGGAGCTTGCCAGGAGCTATTTCCAAGATAGTAGCTCTGTGATCAGTCATGGACTCCGGGACGATGCAGATGGACGGTGTAATTCCATGATTATGAAATAATCTGTCCAATCTCATTACATGTTTGGATCAACATTCTGTTTGTAGGATTATTTCTATATACGATATGAGAATTGTTATTTAACATTCGATAGTTTTCAAAATGAATTTTGGTGAACAAATTATCGAAAATATTTTTCGATATTATCTTTATCAAAAAATTCTGTATCAAATTATTACTACCAGATGCCATCACATCGTCAGATGGGAGAACGGGGAAGGGGCCTCCGCGGTACCGGAGCCGCCCCCGAATGGGTTTCAATCGGTCGTCACGCCTCCGTGGCGGGTTCGGGCTGACCGAGGAATCTTCCCGCCACCAGGACCGCTATGCCGAACAGCAGGACGACGACGGCGGACAGTTGGAACGACGACGTGTACCCGATGGCCACTATCACGGGGCCCATGATGACGGTGGAGAGCGACGTGCCCAGGTTCATCAGGCACGAGTAGATCCCCATGGTCTTCCCCTGGGCGGCGGGAGGCGACATCATGGACAGGTTGTTGGTGATCGTCGGCATCCCGAGTCCCAGGCCCACGCCCATGATCCCGACGCCGACCGTGAGCACGGCGAGGCTGTCGGACGCGAACATGGTTATGGCGACGGCCTGAAGCAGGAAGGCTGCCAGCAGCATGTACTGGTACTTCGGAATGCGGCGGACCCTGGAGTACGCCAGGGATGTGAACACCTGTGTCAGCCCCATCAGAGCCAGGATGAACCCGCACACGGTCATGCTCACATCCATGGATGTCAGGATGTCGGACACGTTGGCCGTGACTATGAACATCAGGAACATGAGCATGAAGATGGAGGCGTAGAGCACCGCCATGTGGGCCTTGGATCCCTCGGCGAACCGCTGTGCTGGCGCTGCGCCGTTGCCGGTGGGCAGGATGACGTCCCTCACCGCGATCAGGCCGGCGACAAGTATGGGCACCGCGATTATGTACACCAGGAACGGGACGTTCCAGGACACGTCGGCCATCAGGCCCCCGATGATCTCCAGAACGACGCCCCCGAACCCCATGAAGGCGGACTGGACGGCCATGACCCTGCGCCTCTCGTCCCCGTCGTAGTAGATCCCCATGAGGCCGGTCGCAGCGGTCGATATCCCGGCTATGCCGACCCCGAGGAACACCCTCGTGGCGAGCAGCGTGTAGATGTCGGAGCAGAAGTACCCGGACACCCCGGCGACGATGAAGAGGACGAGGGAGGCGATGAGGACCTTCGCCAGACCGACCCTGTCAGCCAGGTACCCCATGGGGAACCCGAAGACGGCCACCACCAGGGACGGCAGCGATATGACCATGGACGCCAGGAACTTGCTCGTCCCCAGCTCCACCTCAATCCCGTGCAGGGCCGGGGAAACCGCAGCCGACCCCATGAGCACCATCATCGACGCCATCAGGAGCGCGAGCTTCGTGAGCCCCGATGGTTTGAACTGTTTTCCATCGGCGATTGTGAACTGCATGATGTCATGTGTTCTTGCAGGAGACACCTTAAGCCTTTGTTCCGATTAAATGTCCGTTAACAAGGGGCCGTCCTTGGCCCCCGTCCAGACGGGTGGAGAAGAATGGCCGCCGTCCCGCACCCGATGATCTCGGACGGCGGCCGTAAGGTTTCGTGGATCAGTCGAATCCCATGATCCCCTTGTAGATCTCGTGGACCCTGTCCTCGAGGTCCCTGCAGGTGACCTTTCCGGAGGATTCTATGATGGCGCCGACGGAGGCGCCGCCGCAGCCGACACCCTCCTTGATGAAGCCCCACTCGTAGGCCTGGAGGCCCTCGTAGGGGCTGGAGCTGTAGTCCACGTTGACGTACACGATGGGGATGTCGTCGGAGATCGAGTCCATGATCTTCGTCATGCTGGAGTTGGGGTCGTTCATGAGCCACCTGGTCGTCCCCTGGAAGAAGTTGCCGACCAGCTCCGGGTGGAGCGCCTTGGCGCCTGCCATCACCGCGGCCATCTGGGTCCCGCCGCCCACGATGACGGGGACGGACTTCGCCGCGCCGCAGAGTATCCCGATGTTGGCGGGCATCATGGGGTCCCCGACGCACTCGATGGCCCTCAGCGGGTCGTCGGCCAGGGAGCCGGGCTCGATCCCGGCGGCGGCCAGGGCCTCGTTGACCAGCCTTGTCTTGAGCTCCTTGGGGTTGTTGGGCGAGCTGCTACTCACCAGGTTCTCCTTGAGGACGCCCATGGCCATCATGACGGCCAGCGCCGTGGTGGTTCCTCCGGCGCAGCTCTCGCTGATGATCACGAAGTCGTACGCCCTGGCGAGCATCTCGCCGAGCATGTAGCCCTTCTCGTACTCCTCCTTCACGTTCTTGACGGACTTCCCGGTGGTGATCTTCTCGCCGCACTCGCCGCCCATGTCGAAGTAGGGGACGTAGGGGATCACCTCGCATCCCCCGTTGACGATGTAGTATGGTATGCTGGAGAGGTCCAGGGCGGCCTTTGTGAGCGTGGCCGGGGTGGGGATGCCTCCGGGGTTGATGGGGATGCCCTTCATGCAGGAGACCCTGCCGCTCACGAGGATCTCCGCGTCCGCCGCGGGGGTGAACATCGTGAGCTCGGGGGTGTCGCCAGCGTCGGAGACCCCCGGGATCGTGGATGTGCGGGTGTTTGCCACAGTGCATGTGAACACTCCGCGCTTCCCCCAGATCCTGGAGAGGATGTCCTTCGCGATCTTCTCGTTGCCGTATACGCCCAGAGAGGGCGGGAGTTCGAAATCCATCTGATTCACCGTTTGTTGTGCAAAAGCGTTTGTACCACCGTCGCCAGCTCCATCATGGAGCCGTCGGGCAGGCCTGTGTCGATGCTTGTCCAGAGAGGCACGTCCATGAGGATGTGCTCGCCCGTGACGCATGATGTCCCGTGGTCGACGAAGTAGACTATGTTCTCGACGTCCGGGAAGTACTTCTCCATGAGGCGGTCGGTCTCCTCCAGCACCGCCTTCTTCTTGAACGGGTCCTTCTGGTGGCTGTACTCGTCGACCTCGTCCACGTGCAGGAACACGTTCCCCCTCCCCAGGGCCTCCTGGGCAATCGGGAACCTCTCCTCGAGGTCGTCGATGACGTGCGTCTCCATCCCGAGGGAGGCGCAGATCCCCATCGACGTGGGGCTGTCTGAGACGGCGACCATCGGCGCGAGCTCAGGGAACGCTGGGTACTGCTTCCCGAACTTCCCGCAGCCCCACGGGTAGCCTGTGACGCCGCCCATCTCGGACGCGACGGCCTCGACCAGCTCGCCCAGCCTGCCGGGGACCTCCTTGTACGGGGCGTCTACCGGAGGCGCCGGGAGGTCGGGGACGTCGTCGCTCACCATCGTGAGCACCGCGCGCCCCTCTATGAAGAACTTGATGGCGGGGTCGTACTCGGAGAGCATGTCCATGTGGGACATGATCCTCTCCTCCAGCTCGTCCTTGATCTCGGCGGTGTTGTAGTACCAGTGTACCATGCCGTCCCCGATGGTGGCGGGGCTCAGGCGGTACGCGGTCCTCCCGGGGTCCTGGATGGGGAGCCCCAGGCCCAGCGCCTCCAGCGCCGCGCGGGGTATCTCCGGCGGATGGCCGGTGAAGAACTCGTTCAGGAAGAGCTGCGTGTATCCCCTCCCCGTGGTCTTGAGCCTGTGCGGGGCCATGCTCTCGAGGTACGGCATCTCCGCGACCTCGTATGGTTTCCTCCCGCCCATCTCCGGGTTGGGGTCGTCCTCGGCTCCGTCGAGCAGAACGAAAAGTGTGTTGCTCATTGTATCCTCCTCAGGGCTATCGCGGCCTGTCCGACCGAGATGCCCCCGTCCCCGTTGGGGACGTCTCTATGCATCGCGATAGGATGGAGGGATGATATAACCATATCCTCGAACATTCTTGTGATGACAGAGTTGACGGACACCCCGCCGGTGATGCCTATGTGGTCGAGGCCGGTCCTGTCCGATTCCTGGATGGAAGATTCCACCAGCTCACTCATCACGTTATATACTATGGAGTATGCCGCGTCCTCCCTTTTCACGGACCCGTCGATCCTGTCGAAGAGGTGGGCCGTTCTGACCACGCCGTTCACCGTCTCGGTCTCGAACCCGTCCACCAGCTTCCCCCTGGCCAGCAGCGGCTCCAGCCTCATCGCGGGCTCGCCGTCGTAGGTCCTCTCGCGGCACACGCCGAGGGCGTAGGCCAGCGCATCGAGGAGCCTGCCCATCGAGGAGCTCCTGACACTCCTGTCCATGAGCTTGGAGAGCACGGCGGCGTCCCTGTCCGGGAAGTCGTGGTTCTCGGTTCCGTTCATCGTGTCGATCGCGAACTTCAGTCTGCGGAGGTCGTACAGCGCCCTCTCGGACCCCAGCAGCGGGATGTACTCCAGATGCGCTGCCCTGCTGTAGCCGGAGTAGTCGGCCGACAGCACCTCGCCGCCCCAGGCCATCCCGTCGTCCCCGTGGCCGGTGCCGTCCAGGGTCAGGGCCACGCACCCCTCCAGGCGGTTGTCAGCCATCAGCGACGCCGCGTGGGCCCAGTGGTGCTGGACCTCCACAAGCTCCGCACCGCTCTCCTCCGCCAGTTTCCTGCCGAGCCTCCTGTTGACGTAGCCCGGGTGCAGGTCCACCGCCACCGCGGCGGGCTCGCATCCGACGAACCCCATCTGCGTGCGGACGGCCTCCTCCAGGTACTCGGGGACGCCGACCTTCTCGCCGTTCCCTATGTACTGGGTGGGCCAGATCCTGCCCCGGGATGCGACGGAGCCGGTGAGGTTCTCCTGCGCTCCCAGCGCGACCACGTCCCCCTGCATGTCGGTGTCCAGGCCGAACGGTATGCTCCCCCTGGACCTGCGGAGGTACTGAGTCCTGTCGCCGTACATCCTCAGGACGGTGTCGTCGGCGCGGTTGACAATCGGCTGGTCGTGGAGGAGGTAGGCGTCCGCGTTCAGCTCCTTCGCCTTCGTGTCGTCGGTGACCATGGGCTCGCCCGGCACGTTGGCGGACGTCATGATCAGCGCGTCATGCTCCAGATGCGAGAACAGTATGTGGTGCATGCCGGTGTAGGGGAGGAACATGCCGATGTTGTCGAGTCCGGGGGAGGCGAGCTCCGTCTCCTCCGTGTCCCTCTTCCTCACAAGGACGATCGGGCGTTGCGGTGACAGCAACCTCTCCTCCTCCGCGGGGGTGGGCACGGCGTACCGTTTGAGGGCGTCCATGTCCCTGGCCATGACGGCGAAGGGCTTGTTGCGCCTGCCGTACCATTCCCTCATCTCGCCGATGACGTCCAGGTTGCAGCATATGTGCATCCCTCCCCATCCCTTGACCACCGCCCGCGCGCCCTCGTCCAGCATATGTGCCAGCGTCTCTATCGGGTCGCCGTCGGGGACCGTCCCGTCCCCGAGCTCCAGCCTGTACCTGGGTCCGCAGACGGGGCAGCAGATCGTCTGGTGGTGGAACCTCTTGTCGGACGGGTCCGAGAACTCTGCGCCGCATTCCGGGCAGAGGGGGAACGAGTCCATGGATGTCAGGGGGCGGTCGTAGGGCATGCCCCTCAGAAGGGTGAACCTCGGCCCGCAGTCGGTGCAGGTGGTGAAGGGGTACATGTGCCTCCGTCCCGCGGAGAACATCTCGCGGACGCACCTGTCGCAGACGGCGCTGTCCGCCGGGATCGATGCCCCGGTGCCCTCTCCGGAGGAGCGGACGATTGAGAACCCCTTCCCGCCGGTGTACGGGACGTCGGACCTGGTCACGGACCTTATTGACGCCAGCGGCGGGAGGTCGGACATGAGCGACTCCAAGAGCTCCTCTCCCCTGTCGGTGTCGATGACGACCGAGGACCCGTCGTTCCACACGGCGCCGGACGCCCCCACGCGTTCCGCCGCGCGGTAGACCGCCGGTCTGAACCCGACGCCCTGGACAGTGCCTGTGATCGTCATCCTCATGAGTGGAGGTATGTCGGACCGCCATTATTGAACTTCTCCAGGAAGGGGGTAGGCAGGAGTCGTGGTTGTTGCCCTTGCAATCTCCTCCGCGGTGTCCCGACAACAGGTAATATTCATGTCGCGGATACGGGTGGCATGATCACCGAACTGCCCCCGTGCCCCGTGGAGACCGCGCTTCTGGTCATAGGCGACAAGTGGGTGGTGCTGATCCTCAGGGACCTGAGGACAGGCACGAAGAGATTCGGGGAGCTTCTGAAATCCGTCACCGGAGTGTCCCAGAAGGTCCTGACGGAGAAGCTCCGCTCGATGGAGGAGAGGGGACTCGTCTCGAGGGAGGTGTACCCCGAGGTGCCCCCGAGGGTGGAGTACAGCCTCACCGACCTGGGGAAGAGCCTGTACCCCGTTCTCGACTCACTGGAGGAGTGGGGCTGGGGCTATAAGAGATTGGTAGCGGAGACGTCGGACCGCTCATCCTGACACGGCCTTCAGGACCTCTCCGATGTCCATGTCGATCCCGGCGGAGCGTCTGCTGATGGCATCCGGGACCTGGCAGCTGCCGAGGCTCACGCTGACGTAATGTGAGCGGCGGTTGTCCGCCGACATGCGCCAGAACGGGAACTTGATGATCGAGGGTGTGTTGTAGCCGACGCCAAGCTCCAGGTAGAGGGTCCTGCCGGACATCGCCTCCCTGGCGAAGCGGGTGTACCTCTCGGCCGCCCTGTGCCAGCCCGCATCCTCGACGAATGTCTCGTCGCACCGGAGGTTCATGGTCATGGGCCTTCCGCAGACGGGGCATCTGGGGACGAGCTCCGACGGGACCCTCATGCCCTCCTGCTCCGCGGCCATCCTGCGGACGGCGTCCTCGTTGTCGTAGGTCCACGGGCGGCAGGGGCCGCTGCACTGCCACAGCCCGTAGTCGCCCTGGGTGTAGAACAGCCTCGTCTTGTCGAACCCGAACCTCTGGAAGCAGTGGTCGACGTTGGTCGTGAGGACAAAGTAGTCCCTGTCCTTCAGAAGGTCCCGCAGCGCCGCGTACGTCCCGTTGTCCTCGAACTCGTAGCGGTCCATCATTATGGCCCGGCTCCAGTACGCCCATTTCTCCTCCGGGCAGCTGTACTCCCTGAAGCCCGCGGCGTACATGCTGGGGTCATGGTACTTCGCGATGAAGTCCGGGAACGCCTCCTCGTATCTGGTGCCGGTGCCTATCATTCCGGCAGCGGCGGACAGGCCCGCTCCGGCTCCGACCAGTATCCTGTCGGATCCCTCGATCCATCCCCTGAGCTCCTCAGTCTCTTCCGAGAAGCTCCCTGTATATGTCATGGTCCTCCTCCTTGAACACGTCGAACACCACCCTCATGTCTGGATGCTCCGCCAGGAACCCCCTGACTGTGGACACGGCGATCTCCGCGGCGGGGCGGTTGGGGAAGCGGAACTCCCCCGTGGATATGCAGCAGAACGCCACTGTGCGGAGGCCCTCCGTCTCGGCGGCCTCCAGGCACGAAATGTAGCACGAGCGCAGAGCGGCCTCGTCACCGGGTGTGACGGATCCCTCCACCATCGGCCCCACGGTGTGTATGACCCTTCTGCAGGGCAGGTTGTAGGCGTCGGTCACCAGGGCCCCGCCCACGGGCGCCCTCCTCCCGTCCATCCTGCGCGCGCATTCAAGCCTGAGCTGCATCCCCGCG
Coding sequences within it:
- the cobD gene encoding cobalamin biosynthesis protein CobD, which produces MVPWLDAILVVVLALAIDRYIGEVPNSVHPLRWMGNILAAIDRHVGCRGSRKAVLIGFLSYLLVFILFAGIGLLFTSLVRYGLSETVSPLAGEIAWIVLTAVLFKVSFAIFSFRKHCDPICADLDAGRTEDAAAKVQMIVSRNTKGMDAEHIASSCCETVTENLVDSVYSPVLYFGILGLPGAVMFRCANLMDAMWGYLNDKYALLGRFPARFDDVLGFVTSRVSPYFIALAGMILGMDWRASVPAAKAEHTMTPSPNSGWSMTAAAAVLGISMEKRGVYVMNGGHPMPTTDDVRRCCRLIELSAMIYLLLVGIILYGLIGIQVQLFVEDAVFGFWGSVF
- a CDS encoding transcriptional regulator, with the translated sequence MITELPPCPVETALLVIGDKWVVLILRDLRTGTKRFGELLKSVTGVSQKVLTEKLRSMEERGLVSREVYPEVPPRVEYSLTDLGKSLYPVLDSLEEWGWGYKRLVAETSDRSS
- a CDS encoding phosphoglycerate mutase translates to MAPHRLKTTGRGYTQLFLNEFFTGHPPEIPRAALEALGLGLPIQDPGRTAYRLSPATIGDGMVHWYYNTAEIKDELEERIMSHMDMLSEYDPAIKFFIEGRAVLTMVSDDVPDLPAPPVDAPYKEVPGRLGELVEAVASEMGGVTGYPWGCGKFGKQYPAFPELAPMVAVSDSPTSMGICASLGMETHVIDDLEERFPIAQEALGRGNVFLHVDEVDEYSHQKDPFKKKAVLEETDRLMEKYFPDVENIVYFVDHGTSCVTGEHILMDVPLWTSIDTGLPDGSMMELATVVQTLLHNKR
- the hypF gene encoding carbamoyltransferase HypF, with amino-acid sequence MRMTITGTVQGVGFRPAVYRAAERVGASGAVWNDGSSVVIDTDRGEELLESLMSDLPPLASIRSVTRSDVPYTGGKGFSIVRSSGEGTGASIPADSAVCDRCVREMFSAGRRHMYPFTTCTDCGPRFTLLRGMPYDRPLTSMDSFPLCPECGAEFSDPSDKRFHHQTICCPVCGPRYRLELGDGTVPDGDPIETLAHMLDEGARAVVKGWGGMHICCNLDVIGEMREWYGRRNKPFAVMARDMDALKRYAVPTPAEEERLLSPQRPIVLVRKRDTEETELASPGLDNIGMFLPYTGMHHILFSHLEHDALIMTSANVPGEPMVTDDTKAKELNADAYLLHDQPIVNRADDTVLRMYGDRTQYLRRSRGSIPFGLDTDMQGDVVALGAQENLTGSVASRGRIWPTQYIGNGEKVGVPEYLEEAVRTQMGFVGCEPAAVAVDLHPGYVNRRLGRKLAEESGAELVEVQHHWAHAASLMADNRLEGCVALTLDGTGHGDDGMAWGGEVLSADYSGYSRAAHLEYIPLLGSERALYDLRRLKFAIDTMNGTENHDFPDRDAAVLSKLMDRSVRSSSMGRLLDALAYALGVCRERTYDGEPAMRLEPLLARGKLVDGFETETVNGVVRTAHLFDRIDGSVKREDAAYSIVYNVMSELVESSIQESDRTGLDHIGITGGVSVNSVITRMFEDMVISSLHPIAMHRDVPNGDGGISVGQAAIALRRIQ
- a CDS encoding protein-ADP-ribose hydrolase, whose product is MPPMEAEAVLIDALSRDIGVRADAPDDPGERWNVLRALMNVRGPGPVPDDILRVQDGLLSGISEERGITDADDLEFRDGISLWKGDITTLRCDAIVNAANSGMLGCFVPCHRCIDNAIHTYAGMQLRLECARRMDGRRAPVGGALVTDAYNLPCRRVIHTVGPMVEGSVTPGDEAALRSCYISCLEAAETEGLRTVAFCCISTGEFRFPNRPAAEIAVSTVRGFLAEHPDMRVVFDVFKEEDHDIYRELLGRD
- a CDS encoding MFS transporter — encoded protein: MQFTIADGKQFKPSGLTKLALLMASMMVLMGSAAVSPALHGIEVELGTSKFLASMVISLPSLVVAVFGFPMGYLADRVGLAKVLIASLVLFIVAGVSGYFCSDIYTLLATRVFLGVGIAGISTAATGLMGIYYDGDERRRVMAVQSAFMGFGGVVLEIIGGLMADVSWNVPFLVYIIAVPILVAGLIAVRDVILPTGNGAAPAQRFAEGSKAHMAVLYASIFMLMFLMFIVTANVSDILTSMDVSMTVCGFILALMGLTQVFTSLAYSRVRRIPKYQYMLLAAFLLQAVAITMFASDSLAVLTVGVGIMGVGLGLGMPTITNNLSMMSPPAAQGKTMGIYSCLMNLGTSLSTVIMGPVIVAIGYTSSFQLSAVVVLLFGIAVLVAGRFLGQPEPATEA
- a CDS encoding Sir2 silent information regulator family NAD-dependent deacetylase; the protein is MTYTGSFSEETEELRGWIEGSDRILVGAGAGLSAAAGMIGTGTRYEEAFPDFIAKYHDPSMYAAGFREYSCPEEKWAYWSRAIMMDRYEFEDNGTYAALRDLLKDRDYFVLTTNVDHCFQRFGFDKTRLFYTQGDYGLWQCSGPCRPWTYDNEDAVRRMAAEQEGMRVPSELVPRCPVCGRPMTMNLRCDETFVEDAGWHRAAERYTRFAREAMSGRTLYLELGVGYNTPSIIKFPFWRMSADNRRSHYVSVSLGSCQVPDAISRRSAGIDMDIGEVLKAVSG
- a CDS encoding TIGR00303 family protein translates to MDFELPPSLGVYGNEKIAKDILSRIWGKRGVFTCTVANTRTSTIPGVSDAGDTPELTMFTPAADAEILVSGRVSCMKGIPINPGGIPTPATLTKAALDLSSIPYYIVNGGCEVIPYVPYFDMGGECGEKITTGKSVKNVKEEYEKGYMLGEMLARAYDFVIISESCAGGTTTALAVMMAMGVLKENLVSSSSPNNPKELKTRLVNEALAAAGIEPGSLADDPLRAIECVGDPMMPANIGILCGAAKSVPVIVGGGTQMAAVMAGAKALHPELVGNFFQGTTRWLMNDPNSSMTKIMDSISDDIPIVYVNVDYSSSPYEGLQAYEWGFIKEGVGCGGASVGAIIESSGKVTCRDLEDRVHEIYKGIMGFD
- a CDS encoding NTP transferase domain-containing protein, translating into MQALVNAGGKGSRMGKCGIEKPMQMVGDKHTVQRVVEALSASSHIDRLLVSVSDNTPETERFLSSIGVETIRTSGESFMDDLHDAFKVMEGDYVLTCPSDLPLLTTEVVDTFLEYFVPGTMDSAIAVVDEETVLRTGITPSYTREDGGRNWVLSGLCIMNRPMTLAGEYLEEYLFQTDWVELSVNVNTPRELELARSYFQDSSSVISHGLRDDADGRCNSMIMK